A single region of the Duganella sp. BuS-21 genome encodes:
- the rpmI gene encoding 50S ribosomal protein L35, producing MPKMKTKSSAKKRFRVRPGGTVKSGMAFKRHILTKKTTKNKRQLRGTRNIDAADVQRVYAMMPSA from the coding sequence ATGCCAAAAATGAAAACCAAGAGCTCGGCGAAAAAACGTTTTCGCGTGCGTCCAGGTGGTACCGTTAAATCGGGTATGGCTTTCAAACGCCACATCCTGACCAAGAAGACGACGAAGAACAAGCGTCAACTGCGCGGCACCCGTAACATCGATGCAGCAGACGTCCAGCGCGTCTATGCAATGATGCCATCCGCTTAA
- a CDS encoding cation diffusion facilitator family transporter has product MPTDTTLPPSPSAHLHEHRDGDAHYRHYTVQRSQSVLAWSLALTLGFAVVEVVTGFMSNSLALISDAGHMVTDAAALGLALLAQLIAKRPPSARHSFGFGRAEALAAFVNSLVLLLLVGWITYEAISRFSHPEQVQGATVFVVAAIGLVINLVLAWLLSRGESNMNTRAALVNVLGDLLGSVAALVAGAVIYYTGWMQIDPLLSLFVALLILKSTIGVLRESYHFLMGGVPEQIDYLKVGADLEQLDGVCSVHDLHVWDMSPGQPALIGHVEITDLDHWPEILHNIKAMLLEKHGIDHITLQAEVAPR; this is encoded by the coding sequence ATGCCCACCGACACCACCCTGCCGCCCTCGCCTTCCGCCCACCTGCACGAGCACCGCGATGGCGACGCGCACTATCGCCACTACACGGTGCAGCGCAGCCAGTCAGTGCTGGCGTGGTCGTTGGCGCTGACGCTGGGCTTCGCGGTGGTGGAGGTGGTGACGGGTTTCATGTCGAATTCGCTGGCCCTGATTTCCGACGCCGGCCACATGGTGACCGACGCGGCGGCGCTGGGTCTGGCCTTGCTGGCGCAGCTGATCGCCAAGCGGCCGCCGTCGGCACGCCACTCGTTCGGCTTCGGCCGGGCCGAGGCGCTGGCGGCGTTTGTGAACAGCCTGGTGCTGTTGCTGCTGGTGGGCTGGATTACCTACGAAGCCATCAGCCGCTTCTCGCATCCGGAGCAGGTGCAAGGCGCCACCGTGTTCGTGGTGGCCGCCATCGGCCTGGTGATCAACCTGGTGCTGGCCTGGCTGCTGTCGCGCGGCGAAAGCAATATGAACACCCGCGCCGCATTGGTGAACGTGCTGGGGGATTTGCTGGGTTCGGTGGCCGCGCTGGTGGCCGGCGCGGTGATTTACTACACGGGATGGATGCAGATCGATCCGCTGCTGTCGTTGTTCGTCGCGCTGCTGATCCTGAAGTCCACCATCGGCGTGCTGCGCGAGTCCTACCACTTCCTGATGGGCGGCGTGCCCGAGCAGATCGACTACCTGAAAGTAGGCGCCGACCTGGAGCAACTGGACGGCGTATGTTCGGTGCACGACCTGCACGTGTGGGACATGTCGCCCGGCCAGCCGGCGTTAATCGGCCACGTCGAAATCACCGACCTGGACCACTGGCCAGAGATACTGCACAACATCAAAGCCATGCTGCTGGAAAAACACGGCATCGACCACATCACCCTGCAAGCCGAAGTGGCGCCACGTTAG
- a CDS encoding response regulator transcription factor, translating into MIRVAICDDHQIVRAGFKQIFSSSDDFEVVAEAGTGREALDIARREICDVLLLDIAMPDQSGIDTLRTIRQGQPDLPVLILSGYPAQQYALNLFKMGANGYLNKECEADELMTAVRTVYQGRRYVSSTVGELLAQSFDRDPNTALHTELSDREFQVFLRLARGATVSDIGVALSLSIKTVSTYRTRIMEKMGMQSNSDLTYYAMKNNLLD; encoded by the coding sequence ATGATACGCGTTGCCATTTGTGACGACCATCAAATTGTAAGAGCAGGGTTTAAACAGATTTTTTCGTCCTCGGATGATTTCGAGGTTGTGGCGGAAGCCGGTACCGGCCGCGAGGCCCTGGATATCGCCCGCCGTGAAATTTGCGATGTGCTGCTGCTCGATATCGCCATGCCGGATCAAAGCGGCATCGATACCTTGCGCACCATCCGCCAAGGCCAGCCAGACTTGCCGGTGCTGATCCTGTCCGGCTATCCGGCGCAGCAGTACGCGCTCAACCTGTTCAAGATGGGCGCCAACGGCTACCTGAATAAGGAGTGCGAGGCCGATGAACTGATGACGGCCGTGCGCACCGTGTACCAGGGTCGCCGCTACGTCAGCTCGACCGTCGGCGAACTGCTGGCGCAGAGTTTCGACCGCGACCCGAATACGGCGCTGCATACGGAGCTGTCGGATCGCGAGTTCCAGGTGTTCCTGCGCCTGGCGCGTGGCGCCACCGTGTCGGATATCGGCGTGGCGCTGTCGCTGAGCATTAAAACCGTCAGCACCTACCGCACCCGCATCATGGAAAAAATGGGCATGCAGTCGAATTCCGACCTGACCTACTACGCCATGAAAAACAATCTGTTGGATTAA
- a CDS encoding integration host factor subunit alpha translates to MQVAKVRQDAEKDLPTLTKAELAELLFEQVGLNKREAKDMVETFFDEIRNALERGEAVKLSGFGNFQLRDKPQRPGRNPKTGEEIPITARRVVTFHASQKLKGMVEESNPMARAA, encoded by the coding sequence ATGCAGGTTGCCAAGGTGCGCCAGGATGCGGAAAAAGATTTGCCGACGCTGACCAAGGCGGAACTGGCCGAGTTGCTGTTCGAGCAAGTGGGCCTGAACAAGCGGGAGGCCAAGGACATGGTGGAGACCTTCTTTGACGAAATCCGCAATGCGCTCGAGCGCGGCGAAGCCGTCAAACTGTCCGGTTTCGGCAACTTCCAGCTGCGCGACAAGCCGCAGCGGCCGGGCCGCAACCCCAAGACCGGCGAGGAAATTCCCATTACCGCACGCCGCGTCGTGACCTTCCACGCCAGCCAGAAACTCAAGGGCATGGTCGAAGAGAGCAATCCAATGGCGCGCGCCGCCTGA
- the pheT gene encoding phenylalanine--tRNA ligase subunit beta, with the protein MQFSENWLRTMVDPKMTSDELAHLLTMSGLEVEEVEAVAPPFSNVVVGLVRDMAKHPNADRLNVCQVDVGTGTLLNIVCGAPNVRPGLKVVCAIAGAVLPPGADGKPFEIKVGQLRGVESQGMLCSAKELKLSEEGSGLLELPDDAPVGQNFRDYYALNDLKFTIKLTPNKADCLSVLGVAREVSALTGVALHAPTFRAATVNLDEKLPVKISAPDLCGRFSGRVLRHLNARAVTPDWMKQRLERSGQRPVSALVDISNYVMLELGRPSHVFDLDKIHGGLDVRWGRKGESLKLLNGSTVEIDEWVGVIADDQELESLAGIMGGDATAVSLDTTNIYLEAAFWWPSAIQGRARKYNFSTDAAHRFERGVDYATTVEHIERITALLLEICGTPATQVGPVDDQIAKLPQREAVRLRTARAQKVIGVALDDQVIADIFTRLALPFTLEDGVFSVTAPSYRFDIEIEEDLIEEVARVYGFENIPTVAPVAANTMIIAPENTRSLFAVRHQLADLGYQEVVNMSFVEAAWEQDFGGNANPIKLQNPIASQMSVMRSTLVGSLVANVRYNLNRKTQRVRAFEIGAIYQRDDSVADGPLTVGGYHQPKRVAGIAYGGAADEQWGQDHRAVDFFDVKADLEHLFAPVQLRFVKAQHPALHPGRSANVLLDGKVIGFIGELHPRWLQKYELPHAPVVFEVEAFALQQRPVPKYDEISKFPGATRDLAVVVKQTVPAQDLLDAFNAAVQESPQGKIVQAIVLFDEYRGKGLEADEKSLAFRFSLQDTQNTLQDDVVEALMAAAGDAAKQQHGARLRT; encoded by the coding sequence ATGCAATTCTCCGAAAACTGGCTCCGTACCATGGTCGATCCGAAGATGACTTCGGACGAGCTGGCCCATCTGTTGACCATGTCCGGCCTGGAAGTGGAAGAAGTGGAGGCCGTGGCGCCGCCGTTCTCCAACGTGGTGGTGGGCCTGGTGCGCGACATGGCCAAGCACCCGAACGCCGACCGCCTCAACGTCTGCCAGGTGGACGTGGGCACCGGCACGCTGCTGAACATCGTCTGCGGCGCACCGAACGTGCGCCCGGGCCTGAAGGTGGTGTGCGCCATCGCCGGTGCCGTGCTGCCGCCGGGCGCCGATGGCAAGCCGTTTGAAATCAAGGTGGGCCAGCTGCGCGGCGTCGAGTCGCAAGGCATGCTGTGCTCGGCCAAGGAACTGAAATTGTCGGAAGAGGGCAGCGGCTTGCTGGAACTGCCGGACGACGCGCCGGTCGGCCAGAACTTCCGCGACTACTACGCGCTCAACGACCTGAAATTCACCATCAAGCTGACCCCGAACAAGGCGGACTGCCTGTCGGTGCTGGGCGTGGCGCGTGAAGTGTCGGCCCTGACCGGTGTGGCGCTGCACGCGCCGACCTTCCGCGCCGCCACCGTCAACCTGGATGAAAAGCTGCCGGTGAAAATCTCGGCGCCGGACCTGTGCGGCCGTTTCTCGGGCCGCGTACTGCGCCACCTGAACGCCAGGGCCGTCACCCCCGACTGGATGAAGCAGCGCCTTGAACGCAGCGGCCAGCGTCCGGTATCGGCGCTGGTGGACATCTCCAACTACGTGATGCTGGAGCTGGGCCGTCCGTCGCACGTGTTCGACCTCGACAAGATCCACGGCGGACTGGACGTGCGCTGGGGCCGCAAGGGCGAATCGCTCAAGCTGCTCAACGGCAGCACCGTCGAGATCGACGAATGGGTGGGTGTGATCGCCGACGACCAGGAACTGGAATCGCTGGCCGGCATCATGGGCGGCGACGCCACCGCCGTCTCGCTGGACACCACCAATATCTACCTGGAAGCAGCGTTCTGGTGGCCGAGCGCCATCCAGGGCCGCGCCCGCAAGTACAACTTCTCGACCGACGCGGCGCACCGCTTCGAGCGCGGCGTCGACTACGCCACCACGGTCGAGCACATCGAGCGCATCACCGCGCTGCTGCTGGAAATCTGCGGCACGCCGGCCACCCAGGTCGGCCCGGTGGACGACCAGATCGCCAAGCTGCCGCAACGCGAAGCGGTCAGGCTGCGCACCGCGCGCGCCCAGAAGGTGATCGGCGTGGCGCTGGACGACCAGGTCATCGCCGACATTTTCACCCGCCTGGCGCTGCCGTTCACGCTGGAAGACGGCGTGTTCTCGGTGACCGCACCGTCGTACCGCTTCGACATCGAGATCGAGGAAGACCTGATTGAGGAAGTGGCGCGCGTCTACGGCTTCGAGAATATCCCGACCGTGGCGCCGGTGGCCGCCAACACCATGATTATCGCGCCGGAAAACACCCGCTCGCTGTTCGCGGTGCGTCACCAGCTGGCCGACCTTGGCTACCAGGAAGTGGTCAACATGAGCTTCGTGGAAGCGGCGTGGGAGCAGGACTTCGGCGGCAACGCCAATCCGATCAAGCTGCAGAACCCGATCGCCAGCCAGATGAGCGTGATGCGCTCGACCCTGGTCGGCAGCCTGGTGGCCAATGTGCGCTACAACCTGAACCGCAAGACCCAGCGCGTGCGCGCGTTTGAAATCGGCGCCATCTACCAGCGCGACGACAGCGTGGCCGACGGCCCGCTGACCGTGGGCGGCTACCATCAGCCGAAACGCGTGGCCGGCATCGCCTACGGCGGTGCGGCGGACGAGCAGTGGGGGCAGGATCACCGCGCGGTCGACTTCTTCGACGTCAAGGCCGACCTGGAGCACCTGTTCGCTCCGGTGCAACTGCGTTTCGTGAAGGCGCAGCATCCGGCGCTGCACCCGGGCCGTTCTGCCAATGTGTTGCTAGATGGCAAGGTCATCGGTTTCATCGGCGAGCTGCATCCGCGCTGGCTGCAGAAATATGAGCTGCCGCATGCACCAGTGGTGTTCGAGGTCGAAGCGTTTGCCTTGCAGCAACGACCTGTGCCAAAATATGATGAGATTTCCAAGTTCCCAGGCGCCACCCGCGACCTGGCTGTGGTCGTCAAGCAAACGGTTCCGGCACAGGATTTGCTGGACGCATTTAATGCTGCTGTGCAAGAAAGTCCGCAGGGCAAGATTGTGCAAGCCATTGTTTTGTTTGATGAATATCGTGGTAAAGGTTTGGAGGCAGACGAAAAATCACTTGCTTTCCGCTTTAGCTTGCAAGATACTCAAAACACGCTGCAAGATGATGTGGTGGAGGCGCTCATGGCCGCCGCCGGCGACGCCGCCAAGCAACAACATGGCGCGCGGCTGCGCACTTGA
- the thrS gene encoding threonine--tRNA ligase, which translates to MISVRLPDGSAREFDGPVTVAQVATSIATSLGKAALAGKVDGKVVDTSYLIDKNADLAIVTDKDPEGLDVIRHSTAHLLAYAVKELFPDAQVTIGPVIDNGFYYDFSYKRPFTPDDLVAIEKKMAELAKKDEPVTRKVLPRDEAVAYFKSIGEAYKAEIIASIPADQDVSLYSEGNFTDLCRGPHVPSTGKLKVFKLMKLAGAYWRGDSKNEMLQRVYGTAWAKKEDQEQYLFQLEEAEKRDHRKLGKQLDFFHFQDEAPGLVFWHPKGWTIWQQVEQYMRHKYQVNGYQEVKAPQILDASLWGKTGHWDNYRENMFVTESENRSYALKPMNCPGHVQIFNSNMRSYRDLPLRYGEFGQCHRNEPSGALHGIMRVRGFTQDDGHIFCTHEQIEPEVVSFHTQAMEVYADFHFHNIEVKLALRPDNRIGSDEVWDEAEEALRSGLRACGVTWTELPGEGAFYGPKIEYHLKDSLGRPWQVGTMQVDFFMPERLGAEYVAADNTRQVPVMLHRAIVGSMERFIGILIENYAGALPAWLAPVQVSVLNISDAQAEYVQQVAEKLRRSGFRVQTDLRNEKINYKIREHSVQKLPYILVVGDKERDANTVAVRARGNVDLGVMSVDALIERLQQDVVNKA; encoded by the coding sequence ATGATTTCAGTCCGCCTTCCTGATGGTTCCGCCCGCGAATTCGATGGTCCGGTTACGGTGGCCCAAGTGGCAACCAGCATCGCCACCAGCCTCGGCAAGGCCGCACTGGCCGGTAAAGTCGATGGCAAAGTTGTGGATACCTCCTACCTGATCGACAAGAACGCCGACCTCGCTATCGTCACCGACAAAGACCCGGAAGGTCTGGACGTGATCCGTCACTCGACCGCTCACTTGCTGGCCTATGCCGTGAAAGAGCTGTTCCCTGACGCGCAAGTGACCATCGGCCCGGTCATCGACAACGGTTTCTATTACGACTTCTCGTACAAGCGCCCCTTTACGCCTGATGACCTGGTCGCCATCGAAAAGAAAATGGCCGAGCTGGCCAAGAAGGATGAGCCGGTCACCCGCAAGGTGCTGCCGCGCGATGAAGCCGTGGCTTACTTCAAGTCCATCGGCGAAGCCTACAAGGCCGAGATCATCGCCTCGATTCCTGCCGACCAGGACGTGTCGCTGTACAGCGAAGGTAATTTCACCGACTTGTGCCGTGGCCCGCACGTACCGTCGACCGGCAAGCTGAAGGTCTTCAAGCTGATGAAACTGGCCGGCGCCTACTGGCGCGGCGACAGCAAGAACGAGATGCTGCAGCGTGTCTACGGCACCGCGTGGGCCAAGAAGGAAGATCAGGAGCAGTACCTGTTCCAACTGGAAGAGGCGGAAAAGCGCGACCACCGCAAGCTGGGCAAGCAGCTGGACTTCTTCCACTTCCAGGACGAGGCGCCGGGCCTGGTGTTCTGGCACCCGAAGGGCTGGACCATCTGGCAGCAAGTGGAGCAGTATATGCGCCACAAGTATCAGGTCAACGGCTATCAGGAAGTGAAAGCGCCGCAGATTCTGGACGCCAGCCTGTGGGGCAAGACCGGGCACTGGGATAACTATCGCGAAAACATGTTCGTGACGGAGTCGGAAAACCGCTCCTATGCGCTGAAGCCGATGAACTGCCCGGGCCACGTGCAGATCTTTAACAGCAATATGCGTTCGTATCGCGACCTGCCGCTGCGCTACGGCGAGTTCGGCCAGTGCCACCGCAACGAGCCTTCGGGCGCGCTGCACGGCATCATGCGCGTGCGTGGTTTCACCCAGGATGACGGCCACATCTTCTGCACCCACGAGCAGATCGAGCCGGAAGTGGTGTCCTTCCACACGCAGGCGATGGAAGTGTATGCGGATTTCCACTTCCACAATATCGAAGTCAAGCTGGCGCTGCGTCCGGACAACCGCATCGGTTCCGACGAAGTCTGGGATGAAGCGGAAGAAGCGCTGCGCTCGGGCCTGCGCGCCTGCGGCGTGACCTGGACCGAATTGCCGGGCGAGGGCGCGTTCTACGGTCCTAAGATCGAATACCACCTGAAGGATTCGCTGGGTCGCCCATGGCAGGTCGGTACCATGCAGGTCGACTTCTTCATGCCGGAGCGCCTGGGCGCCGAGTACGTGGCGGCCGACAACACCCGTCAGGTGCCGGTCATGCTGCACCGTGCGATCGTCGGTTCAATGGAACGCTTCATCGGCATCCTGATTGAAAACTACGCTGGCGCGCTGCCGGCGTGGCTGGCGCCGGTGCAGGTTTCGGTGCTGAACATCTCCGATGCGCAGGCTGAATATGTGCAACAAGTGGCTGAAAAGCTGCGCCGTAGCGGGTTCCGCGTGCAGACCGATTTGCGCAACGAGAAAATAAACTATAAAATACGTGAACATTCCGTCCAAAAACTGCCTTACATCCTGGTTGTGGGCGATAAAGAGCGGGATGCCAACACCGTCGCCGTGCGGGCACGGGGCAATGTCGATCTGGGCGTCATGTCCGTCGATGCCCTGATAGAGCGACTTCAGCAAGATGTCGTCAACAAAGCCTGA
- a CDS encoding CatA-like O-acetyltransferase, whose translation MQNFEKRRDRYNAFASFENPLVNLSFELEVPDFRPYCKQQGLPPFHFFLYHVLHALQGIDNFMYRIHQGEVIKIDDFWASYTVINQDHNLNFARFEMTVDLGEFIARSVASKKEAEANTQIINTTEALSEYERRRNIHITCMPWLKLASIEHPIYEHKTYDIPSLAWGRFSEPRADGKLTMTMAVQAHHGFVDGYHIHLLAQAIATRIADGMAS comes from the coding sequence ATGCAGAATTTTGAAAAACGCCGCGACCGCTACAATGCCTTTGCATCGTTCGAAAACCCGCTGGTCAACCTGAGCTTTGAGTTGGAGGTGCCGGACTTCCGGCCGTACTGCAAGCAGCAAGGGCTGCCGCCGTTTCACTTCTTCCTGTACCACGTGTTGCACGCGTTGCAGGGCATCGACAACTTCATGTACCGCATCCACCAGGGCGAGGTCATCAAGATTGACGATTTCTGGGCCTCCTACACCGTCATCAACCAGGACCACAACCTGAACTTCGCGCGCTTTGAAATGACGGTGGACTTAGGGGAGTTTATCGCCCGCAGCGTGGCCTCGAAGAAAGAGGCGGAAGCGAACACACAGATCATCAACACCACCGAGGCGTTGAGCGAATACGAGCGGCGCAGGAACATCCACATCACCTGCATGCCGTGGCTCAAGCTGGCCTCGATCGAGCACCCGATTTACGAGCACAAGACCTACGACATCCCGTCGCTGGCGTGGGGCCGCTTCAGCGAACCGCGCGCGGACGGCAAGCTGACGATGACCATGGCGGTGCAAGCCCACCACGGTTTCGTCGACGGCTACCACATCCATTTGTTGGCGCAAGCCATCGCCACGCGCATCGCGGATGGCATGGCAAGCTAG
- the rplT gene encoding 50S ribosomal protein L20 — protein MPRVKRGVTARARHKKVLNLAKGYRGRRSKVYRVAKQAVMRAGQYAYRDRRNKKRVFRRLWIARINAASREHGVTYSVFMNGLKKAAIELDRKVLADMAVMDKPAFAAIVNVVKAKIAA, from the coding sequence ATGCCTCGAGTAAAACGTGGGGTTACTGCGCGTGCCCGTCATAAAAAAGTACTGAATCTTGCCAAAGGCTACCGCGGTCGTCGTAGCAAGGTATACCGTGTTGCCAAGCAAGCAGTTATGCGCGCTGGTCAGTACGCATACCGTGACCGTCGTAACAAGAAGCGCGTCTTCCGCCGCCTGTGGATCGCTCGTATCAACGCTGCTTCCCGTGAGCATGGCGTTACCTACAGCGTATTCATGAACGGTCTGAAGAAAGCTGCAATCGAACTGGACCGTAAAGTCCTGGCCGACATGGCAGTGATGGACAAACCAGCGTTCGCTGCGATTGTTAACGTCGTTAAAGCTAAAATCGCTGCTTAA
- the pheS gene encoding phenylalanine--tRNA ligase subunit alpha yields MDSLELLVASAVQDFDAAKDDAAALENAKAKYLGKTGQVTELMKGLGKLDPDAKKAQGALINAAKQQIEAALTARRDALAEAQLQARLNAEAIDVSLPGRGRAGGGIHPVMRTWERVEEIFRSIGFDVADGPEIENDWTNFTALNSPENHPARSMQDTFYIEGNDSEGKPLLLRTHTSPMQVRYARSHTPPIKVIAPGRTYRVDSDATHSPMFHQVEGLWIAENISFADLKGVYLNFVKAFFETDDLQVRFRPSYFPFTEPSAEIDIAFGSGPLKGRWLEVSGSGQVHPSVVRNFGLDPEKYIGFAFGSGLERLTMLRYGINDLRLFYEGDLRFLKQFN; encoded by the coding sequence ATGGACTCCCTGGAACTACTCGTCGCCTCAGCAGTGCAGGATTTCGACGCGGCCAAAGATGACGCCGCCGCACTGGAAAACGCTAAAGCCAAATACCTGGGCAAGACCGGCCAGGTTACCGAATTGATGAAGGGCCTGGGCAAGCTCGATCCTGACGCCAAGAAGGCGCAGGGCGCGCTGATCAACGCCGCCAAGCAGCAGATCGAAGCCGCGCTGACCGCGCGCCGTGATGCGCTGGCCGAAGCCCAGTTGCAAGCCCGTTTGAACGCCGAGGCGATTGACGTTTCGCTGCCAGGTCGCGGCCGTGCCGGCGGCGGCATCCACCCGGTGATGCGTACCTGGGAACGGGTGGAAGAGATCTTCCGCTCGATCGGTTTCGATGTGGCCGACGGCCCTGAAATCGAAAACGACTGGACCAACTTCACGGCGCTGAACAGCCCGGAAAACCATCCTGCGCGCTCGATGCAGGACACTTTCTACATCGAAGGCAACGACAGCGAAGGCAAGCCGCTGCTGCTGCGCACCCACACCTCGCCGATGCAGGTACGCTACGCCCGCAGCCACACGCCGCCGATCAAGGTGATCGCGCCGGGCCGCACCTACCGCGTCGACAGCGATGCGACGCACTCGCCGATGTTCCACCAGGTCGAAGGCCTGTGGATCGCCGAGAACATCAGCTTCGCCGACCTCAAGGGCGTGTACCTGAACTTCGTCAAGGCCTTCTTCGAGACCGACGACCTGCAGGTGCGTTTCCGTCCGTCGTACTTCCCGTTTACCGAACCGTCGGCCGAGATCGACATCGCGTTTGGTTCCGGTCCGCTGAAGGGCCGCTGGCTGGAAGTGTCGGGCTCAGGCCAGGTACACCCGTCGGTGGTGCGCAATTTCGGCCTGGATCCTGAAAAATATATCGGTTTCGCGTTCGGCTCCGGCCTGGAGCGCCTGACCATGCTGCGCTACGGGATCAACGATCTGCGCCTGTTCTACGAAGGCGACCTGCGTTTCCTGAAGCAGTTCAACTAA
- the infC gene encoding translation initiation factor IF-3 codes for MRLSGVDNEPLGIVSLAEAFRLAEESNVDLVEIAPTAVPPVCRLMDYGKFKYSEQKKAHEAKLKQKIIAVKEVKFRPGTDDGDYNIKLRNLIKFLEEGDKTKITLRFRGREMAHQDIGFRMLERLKADLEPHGQVEQFPKMEGRQMIMVLAPKKKNKI; via the coding sequence ATGCGTTTATCCGGGGTCGATAACGAGCCGCTCGGTATCGTGAGTTTGGCCGAAGCCTTCCGCCTGGCGGAAGAGTCCAACGTCGACCTGGTCGAGATCGCCCCTACGGCGGTCCCGCCCGTGTGCCGTTTGATGGACTACGGCAAATTCAAGTATTCGGAGCAGAAGAAGGCTCACGAAGCGAAATTGAAGCAGAAGATCATCGCCGTGAAGGAAGTCAAATTCCGTCCGGGCACCGATGATGGCGACTACAACATCAAGTTGCGCAACCTGATCAAGTTCCTGGAAGAGGGCGACAAGACCAAGATCACCCTGCGCTTCCGCGGTCGCGAGATGGCGCACCAGGATATTGGCTTCCGCATGCTGGAACGTCTGAAAGCCGACCTGGAGCCGCATGGCCAGGTTGAGCAGTTCCCGAAAATGGAAGGCCGCCAGATGATTATGGTGCTGGCGCCGAAGAAGAAGAACAAGATCTGA
- a CDS encoding MerR family transcriptional regulator, with protein sequence MNDRLAKSELVVLPPIPAKRYFTIGEVSELCGVKPHVLRYWEQEFTQLKPVKRRGNRRYYQHHEVLLIRRIRELLYEQGFTISGARNKLDSRAYDGAATEYDGGSSVNGGPPSAVVPPLDRDFIRSELLSILGLLKTTE encoded by the coding sequence ATGAACGATCGTCTCGCCAAGTCCGAACTGGTCGTCCTGCCGCCGATCCCGGCCAAGCGCTACTTCACCATCGGCGAAGTGAGCGAGCTGTGCGGCGTGAAGCCGCACGTGCTGCGCTATTGGGAGCAGGAATTCACCCAGCTGAAGCCGGTCAAGCGCCGCGGCAACCGCCGCTATTATCAGCACCACGAGGTGCTGTTGATCCGCCGTATCCGCGAATTGCTGTACGAGCAGGGCTTCACGATCAGCGGGGCGCGCAATAAACTCGACAGCAGGGCTTACGATGGCGCCGCCACGGAGTATGATGGCGGCTCCAGCGTCAACGGCGGGCCGCCATCGGCCGTTGTTCCGCCGCTGGACCGCGACTTTATCCGCAGCGAGCTGCTGTCGATACTCGGTCTCTTAAAGACGACTGAATAG